A single window of Acidobacteriota bacterium DNA harbors:
- a CDS encoding cysteine desulfurase — MNVEKIREQFPILAQKVHGKRLVYLDNANTTQKPRAVIDSGSRYYEETNANIHRGTHFLSEKATAEYEGARAKVARFLGARAPREVVFTRGTTEAINLVAAGFAQSVLKEGDEILLTGLEHHSNIVPWQLACGRTGAKLVVVPITDSGEVPVEEFERRLTPRTKIAAVSHVSNALGTINPVEEFIRLAHARSVPVLVDGAQAAPHLPIDVAALGCDFYAVSGHKMYGPTGIGALYGTEAWLEKLPPYQGGGDMISSVTFEKTTYNELPWKFEAGTANIAGGIGFGVAADWLSAIGLPAVAAHEHTLLVRATEALSAIEGLRIVGTAPRKAAVVSFLLGDVHPHDIGTILDREGIAIRTGQHCAQPVMDRYGIGATARASFGVYNTEEEVDILATALKKVQEVFA; from the coding sequence ATGAACGTCGAGAAGATCCGGGAGCAATTTCCGATCCTCGCGCAGAAGGTCCACGGCAAGCGCCTCGTGTACCTCGACAACGCGAACACGACGCAGAAGCCGCGCGCCGTGATCGACTCCGGGAGCCGCTACTACGAAGAGACGAACGCGAACATCCACCGCGGCACGCACTTCCTCTCCGAGAAGGCGACGGCCGAATACGAAGGTGCCCGCGCGAAAGTCGCCCGCTTCCTCGGCGCGCGCGCCCCCCGCGAGGTCGTCTTCACGCGCGGCACGACCGAGGCGATCAACCTCGTGGCCGCAGGTTTCGCGCAGTCGGTCCTCAAAGAGGGCGACGAGATCCTCCTCACGGGCCTCGAGCACCACTCCAACATCGTTCCGTGGCAGCTCGCCTGCGGACGCACGGGCGCGAAGCTCGTCGTCGTCCCGATCACGGATTCGGGCGAGGTCCCCGTCGAGGAGTTCGAAAGGCGCCTGACGCCCCGGACGAAGATCGCGGCCGTTTCCCACGTCTCCAACGCTCTCGGCACGATCAATCCCGTCGAGGAGTTCATCCGGCTCGCCCACGCGCGCAGCGTGCCCGTCCTCGTGGACGGCGCGCAGGCCGCGCCGCACCTCCCGATCGACGTCGCGGCTCTGGGCTGCGACTTCTACGCGGTCTCCGGCCACAAGATGTACGGCCCGACGGGCATCGGCGCGCTCTACGGCACGGAGGCGTGGCTCGAGAAGCTTCCGCCCTACCAGGGCGGCGGCGACATGATCTCGTCCGTGACGTTCGAGAAGACGACGTACAACGAGCTGCCCTGGAAGTTCGAGGCCGGCACCGCGAACATCGCGGGCGGCATCGGTTTCGGCGTCGCGGCCGACTGGCTCTCGGCCATCGGGCTCCCCGCCGTGGCCGCGCACGAGCACACGCTCCTCGTCCGCGCGACGGAAGCGCTCTCGGCGATCGAGGGGCTGCGCATCGTCGGCACCGCGCCGCGCAAGGCGGCCGTCGTCTCGTTTCTCCTCGGCGACGTTCACCCCCACGACATCGGGACGATCCTCGACCGCGAGGGCATTGCGATCCGGACCGGACAGCACTGCGCGCAGCCCGTCATGGACCGCTACGGAATCGGCGCCACGGCGCGGGCCTCCTTCGGCGTCTACAACACCGAAGAAGAGGTCGACATCCTCGCGACGGCGCTGAAGAAGGTGCAGGAGGTTTTCGCCTGA
- the sufD gene encoding Fe-S cluster assembly protein SufD, which yields MTASARAATIRDGVDVLATQAEEFTSGLAGPPWLTKLRRDGMASLVKTGFPSQRDEEWRYTNLLPLARTVFGLAPRDVTIAERTQAVELEARLGTLGLSSPGPRLVFVNGHLVRRTAHTLPAEILFENLGTVLRLAPERVEKVLIAAPAGHPFVALNDAFLDTGALVRVGKGLTAPDPLVVVHLSTSASGTPAPLMSHLRNLVVLEEDAAATVVEVFLGTDELSFTNAVTQAVLGENARLTHIKVQLEGRQAYHVGNLFLSHARGARSTSHVYSFGGATVRNEISATLSGEGSGTEMYGLFAAAAGQSVDCHTVIDHAAPRADSLELYKGILDGNGRGAFDGKVIVREGAVKTDARQTNRNLILSDEALVDSKPQLEIHNNDVRCTHGSTTGRIDSDALFYLRSRGLSEGAARALLTYAFGSEVVSKVAAPDVKALLEDRLHAWLPAAAASVNG from the coding sequence ATGACGGCATCCGCAAGAGCGGCCACCATCCGCGACGGCGTCGACGTCCTCGCCACGCAGGCCGAGGAGTTCACCTCGGGCCTCGCCGGGCCGCCGTGGCTCACAAAGCTGCGCCGGGACGGCATGGCGTCCCTCGTGAAGACCGGCTTCCCGTCGCAGCGCGACGAGGAGTGGCGTTACACGAACCTCCTGCCACTCGCCCGAACGGTCTTCGGCCTCGCCCCCCGCGACGTCACGATCGCCGAGCGCACGCAGGCCGTCGAGCTCGAGGCCCGCCTCGGCACCCTCGGCCTCTCCTCCCCCGGCCCGCGCCTCGTCTTCGTCAACGGGCACCTCGTCCGGCGCACGGCGCACACGCTTCCCGCGGAGATCCTGTTCGAGAACCTCGGAACCGTCCTCCGTCTCGCGCCCGAGCGCGTCGAGAAGGTGCTCATCGCCGCTCCGGCCGGCCATCCGTTCGTCGCGCTGAACGACGCGTTCCTCGACACGGGCGCTCTCGTGCGCGTCGGGAAAGGGCTGACGGCGCCCGATCCTCTCGTCGTCGTCCACCTCTCGACGTCCGCGAGCGGGACGCCGGCGCCCCTCATGTCTCATCTCCGCAATCTCGTCGTCCTCGAGGAGGACGCGGCTGCCACCGTCGTCGAGGTGTTCCTCGGCACGGACGAGCTGTCCTTCACGAACGCGGTCACGCAGGCCGTCCTCGGGGAGAACGCACGCCTCACGCACATCAAGGTCCAGCTCGAGGGCCGGCAGGCCTATCACGTCGGGAACCTCTTCCTCTCGCACGCGCGGGGCGCCCGTTCGACGTCGCACGTCTATTCCTTCGGCGGCGCGACGGTTCGCAACGAGATCTCCGCGACGCTTTCCGGCGAGGGCTCGGGGACCGAAATGTACGGCCTCTTCGCCGCGGCGGCCGGCCAGAGCGTCGACTGCCACACCGTCATCGACCACGCGGCCCCGCGCGCGGACAGCCTCGAGCTCTACAAGGGCATCCTCGACGGGAACGGCCGCGGCGCATTCGACGGCAAGGTGATCGTGCGCGAGGGCGCCGTGAAGACGGACGCCCGCCAGACGAACCGGAACCTGATCCTCTCGGACGAAGCTCTCGTCGACAGCAAGCCGCAGCTCGAGATCCACAACAACGACGTCCGGTGCACGCACGGCTCGACCACGGGCCGCATCGACTCGGACGCCCTCTTCTACCTTCGCTCGCGCGGCCTCTCGGAAGGGGCGGCGCGAGCCCTCCTCACGTACGCCTTCGGCAGCGAGGTCGTCTCGAAGGTGGCCGCGCCGGACGTGAAGGCCCTCCTCGAGGACCGCCTCCACGCGTGGCTGCCCGCCGCGGCCGCATCGGTGAACGGATGA
- a CDS encoding DUF59 domain-containing protein has product MTELEQKVVDEALKKCFDPEIPVNIWELGLIYSVAVSPEGVAHVQMTLTAPACPVAGTLPGEVEAKVKAVPGVTGAKVELVWDPPWNADMMTRVARVMLGM; this is encoded by the coding sequence ATGACCGAGCTCGAGCAGAAGGTCGTCGACGAAGCGCTGAAGAAGTGCTTCGACCCCGAGATCCCGGTGAACATCTGGGAGCTCGGGCTGATCTATTCGGTCGCCGTGTCGCCGGAGGGCGTCGCGCACGTGCAGATGACGCTGACCGCTCCCGCCTGCCCCGTCGCCGGCACCTTGCCCGGCGAGGTCGAGGCGAAGGTGAAGGCCGTTCCCGGCGTCACGGGGGCGAAGGTCGAGCTCGTCTGGGACCCGCCCTGGAACGCCGACATGATGACGCGCGTGGCGCGGGTCATGCTCGGGATGTAG
- a CDS encoding PD-(D/E)XK nuclease family protein, with the protein MTPAVERNRLHAGLADFCAAHPVDEKILLVPSFPVGQQILDALARSGCAHLNLRPATVFSLAHGVAGPALAAAGRVTLSRAQLLALVEDACDQVLEPSSYFGALRDRPGLHRALQSTLNEIRRAGLTPEQLPSEALEDPRKAREMKAIGRSYRDALEAGKFADPLDVLAAATRMLLEDPGLKLPTAVRVLRPDGIDFSGVEAAFLDAFLARPATSLAVDVPEDAPLTAERVSLACASGEENEVRAVFRRVVDETIPLDDVEIAITDDAAYRPLVYELAQQAGFPCTFADGIPATFSRPAQGVLDVLDWIAGGYEERALARLFGAGRANLAAAHPRGALVGPVRAARAFRRARIVRGRDRTRARLALERERLERRARAEGLEPEAVAERLVPLDAVAAWVDRLLAIAPVPDPEGRVDLAALARAGLAITGLLDVASRLDGMAREGLARLFAEFASLPPRRLPLVEAAARLREAVGALAVASSTPAPGHAHVARIADAGWSGRGRTFVLGLDEARFPGGGAQDPVLLDHEREAVNSRMGSHALPLRRGTAAEESRRALASLLARARGRLVLSYSNRDFLQDAEQFPSSAVLDVFRALEGRPRASFRDLFDREGAPAAFRPAGAPLDEIEWWLAALHAPGTDPERAGREVETAYPWIADGREADEARRSPAFTKWDGRLSVAHGELDPRVTREPTSASRLQLLAKSPRGYFLKYVLGLSEPDEDHAVDVWLDALEYGRLFHETVFEFFTERVEPDAPFDLVRETARLLKVADRNLVRMRGEIPPPSDVAFRQQRDAFLADLDVFVKGEAKSASTSVPRFFEVPLGRSYGSAGKDLASAEPVEIAGGGGTFLLQGQIDRIDSEGAGAWAVWDYKTGSERQFKDALPLNRGRQIQHALYARAAETLLRRSGFDVKSLRSGYYFPTRKGGGRRVVPEVSDADVDATLKNLFDLLAAGAFPHSVRKRDCDWCDFRLACGDPGEAARQSKAKCESGEPLLEALRALGGRDV; encoded by the coding sequence GTGACACCGGCCGTCGAACGCAACAGGCTCCACGCGGGGCTGGCGGACTTCTGCGCGGCGCACCCCGTGGACGAGAAGATCCTCCTCGTTCCGTCCTTCCCCGTCGGCCAGCAGATTCTCGACGCGCTCGCACGCTCGGGCTGCGCGCACCTGAATCTCCGACCCGCGACCGTCTTCTCGCTCGCGCACGGCGTCGCCGGCCCGGCCCTCGCGGCGGCCGGACGTGTGACGCTCTCACGAGCCCAGCTGCTCGCCCTCGTCGAGGACGCGTGCGACCAGGTCCTCGAGCCCTCGTCGTACTTCGGGGCGCTGCGCGACAGGCCCGGCCTGCACCGCGCCCTGCAGTCCACGCTGAACGAGATCCGGCGCGCGGGCCTGACGCCCGAGCAGCTCCCCTCCGAGGCGCTCGAGGACCCGCGCAAGGCACGCGAGATGAAGGCGATCGGCCGCTCCTACCGCGACGCGCTCGAGGCCGGAAAGTTCGCGGACCCGCTCGACGTCCTCGCGGCCGCGACTCGCATGCTGCTCGAGGACCCCGGGCTGAAGCTCCCGACGGCGGTTCGCGTCCTCCGACCGGACGGAATCGACTTCTCGGGCGTCGAGGCCGCGTTCCTCGACGCGTTCCTGGCCCGCCCGGCCACGTCCCTCGCCGTCGACGTGCCGGAGGACGCCCCGCTGACGGCGGAGCGCGTGTCGCTCGCGTGCGCCTCGGGGGAGGAGAACGAAGTACGGGCCGTCTTCCGCCGCGTCGTGGACGAGACGATCCCGCTCGACGACGTCGAGATCGCGATCACGGACGACGCCGCGTACCGGCCGCTCGTTTACGAGCTGGCCCAGCAGGCGGGCTTCCCCTGCACGTTCGCCGACGGCATCCCGGCGACGTTTTCACGCCCGGCCCAGGGCGTCCTCGACGTCCTCGACTGGATCGCGGGCGGGTACGAGGAGCGCGCCCTCGCGCGGCTGTTCGGCGCTGGCCGGGCGAACCTGGCGGCCGCGCACCCCCGTGGCGCGCTCGTGGGGCCTGTCCGCGCGGCGCGGGCGTTCCGGCGCGCGCGGATCGTGCGTGGGCGCGACCGCACTCGCGCGCGCCTCGCGCTCGAGAGAGAGCGCCTCGAGCGCCGGGCCCGGGCCGAGGGCCTCGAGCCGGAGGCCGTCGCCGAGCGTCTCGTGCCCCTCGACGCGGTCGCGGCCTGGGTGGACCGCCTCCTCGCGATCGCCCCCGTGCCCGACCCCGAGGGCCGGGTCGACCTCGCCGCGCTCGCGCGCGCGGGCCTCGCGATCACGGGTCTCCTCGACGTCGCGAGCCGGCTGGACGGCATGGCGCGCGAGGGCCTCGCCCGCCTCTTCGCGGAGTTCGCGTCGCTGCCGCCGCGCAGGCTCCCGCTCGTGGAGGCGGCGGCGCGCCTGCGCGAGGCCGTCGGGGCGCTCGCCGTCGCGTCCTCGACGCCCGCGCCCGGACACGCGCACGTCGCGCGCATCGCGGACGCCGGATGGAGCGGCCGCGGGCGCACGTTCGTCCTCGGCCTCGACGAAGCGCGCTTCCCCGGCGGCGGGGCGCAGGATCCCGTCCTCCTCGACCACGAGCGCGAGGCCGTCAACAGCCGGATGGGCTCGCACGCGCTGCCACTGCGCCGCGGGACCGCGGCCGAGGAGAGCCGGCGCGCGCTCGCTTCGCTCCTCGCCCGCGCGCGCGGCCGCCTCGTCCTCTCGTACTCGAACCGCGACTTTCTGCAGGACGCCGAGCAGTTCCCCTCGTCGGCCGTTCTCGACGTCTTCCGCGCGCTCGAGGGCCGGCCGCGCGCGAGCTTCCGCGACCTCTTCGACCGCGAGGGCGCGCCTGCCGCGTTCCGGCCGGCGGGCGCGCCGCTCGACGAGATCGAGTGGTGGCTCGCGGCCCTTCACGCACCGGGGACGGATCCGGAGCGCGCGGGGCGCGAGGTCGAGACCGCCTACCCGTGGATCGCGGACGGGCGCGAGGCTGACGAGGCGCGTCGCTCCCCGGCGTTCACGAAGTGGGACGGGCGGCTGTCGGTCGCGCATGGCGAGCTGGACCCGCGTGTCACGCGCGAGCCGACGTCCGCCTCGCGCCTCCAGCTCCTCGCGAAGAGCCCGCGCGGGTACTTCCTGAAGTACGTCCTCGGCCTCTCGGAGCCGGACGAGGACCACGCCGTGGACGTCTGGCTGGACGCCCTCGAGTACGGCCGGCTCTTCCACGAGACCGTCTTCGAGTTCTTCACGGAACGCGTGGAGCCGGACGCGCCGTTCGACCTCGTCCGGGAGACGGCGCGCCTTCTCAAGGTCGCCGACCGCAACCTCGTCCGGATGCGCGGGGAGATCCCGCCCCCGAGCGACGTCGCGTTCCGGCAGCAGCGCGACGCCTTCCTCGCCGACCTCGACGTGTTCGTCAAGGGAGAGGCGAAGAGCGCGTCGACGTCGGTCCCGCGGTTCTTCGAGGTGCCGCTCGGTCGTTCGTACGGCAGCGCGGGCAAGGATCTCGCGTCCGCCGAGCCCGTCGAGATCGCGGGCGGGGGCGGAACGTTCCTCCTCCAGGGGCAGATCGACCGCATCGACTCCGAGGGAGCCGGCGCGTGGGCCGTGTGGGACTACAAGACGGGCAGCGAGAGACAGTTCAAGGACGCCTTGCCGCTGAACAGGGGCCGCCAGATCCAGCACGCCCTCTACGCGCGCGCCGCGGAGACCCTCCTCCGGCGTTCGGGGTTCGACGTGAAGTCCCTGCGCTCGGGCTACTACTTCCCGACCCGGAAGGGCGGGGGCCGCCGCGTCGTGCCCGAGGTGTCCGACGCCGACGTCGACGCCACGCTGAAGAACCTCTTCGACCTCCTCGCCGCGGGCGCGTTCCCGCACTCGGTCCGGAAGCGCGACTGCGACTGGTGCGACTTCCGCCTCGCCTGCGGCGATCCCGGGGAGGCGGCCCGCCAGTCGAAGGCGAAGTGCGAGTCGGGCGAGCCGCTCCTCGAGGCGCTGCGCGCTCTGGGGGGCCGCGATGTCTGA
- a CDS encoding SUF system NifU family Fe-S cluster assembly protein: MTDLRDLYQEVILDHNKSPHNYREMADPSRMALGHNPLCGDRLKLYVKLDGDRIADVAFQGSGCAISKASASLMTDAVKGKTLAEAEALYGKFHDLLTGPPDVKATGEGLGKLAVFSGVREFPARVKCATLAWHTLESAIKNVPEVAKTE; this comes from the coding sequence ATGACGGACCTCCGCGACCTCTATCAGGAGGTCATCCTCGACCACAACAAGTCGCCGCACAACTATCGCGAGATGGCGGACCCGAGCCGCATGGCGCTCGGCCACAACCCGCTCTGCGGCGACCGGCTGAAGCTGTACGTCAAGCTGGACGGCGACAGGATCGCCGACGTCGCGTTCCAGGGGTCCGGCTGCGCGATCTCGAAGGCCTCGGCGTCGCTCATGACGGACGCCGTCAAGGGCAAGACGCTCGCCGAGGCGGAGGCCCTGTACGGCAAGTTCCACGACCTCCTCACGGGCCCGCCCGACGTGAAGGCGACGGGCGAGGGTCTCGGCAAGCTCGCGGTTTTCTCGGGCGTCCGCGAGTTTCCGGCACGCGTGAAGTGCGCGACGCTTGCGTGGCACACGCTGGAGAGCGCCATCAAGAACGTCCCCGAGGTCGCGAAGACCGAATGA